The Kogia breviceps isolate mKogBre1 chromosome 19, mKogBre1 haplotype 1, whole genome shotgun sequence genome contains the following window.
ACAAAGCCCGAGCAGCCTGGGGAAGCCGAGTGGAGCTGGCTCGTCCTCCCCCCGAGCCTGGTCCGTCCCCCACCTGGAACTCCACGGCTCTCTTGCTGGCCAGGTCGGCCTTGTTGCCCGCGAGCGCGATGACGATGTTGGGGCTGGCCTGCCTCTGCAACTCCTTCACCCAGTTCTTGGCCCGTGCAAACGTATCCTGGGGAGACAGGGCCAGAGCGTCAACAGGATGGAGCAGGCATTCTGCCCAGGGCTGTTCACTGGAGAAGCTGGCGCTGGCAGAGCCGAGGTGTCTAAGATGTCACCACCCTGAAGATTCTGGCGAGATACCCCCAAACACCAGAGGAAATGTGCCCACCCCCCCATTCAGGAACAAAGGGTTGAGAAGCAAGGGAAAATCTTTACTGTGTTGGTGATGTCGTAGACCACGATGGCAGCCTGGGCCCCCCGATAGTACATGGGGGCCAGGCTGTGATACCGCTCCTGTCCAGCTGTGTCCCAGATCTCAAACTTGACTGTTGTGTCGTCCAAGCAGACGGTCTGTGTGAGGAAGGCCGCTGGAAGAGGGAGGGCAGTGTTACCAGGCGCAGAGGGGCCGAGGAGACACCCTCACGTTTCTGCACTGTGCCATCCGGGCTCTGGCACTTAGAAGCCCCAAAACCCCCAACCTGGCGGCCAGAGAAGCCGAGCAAGGCAGGTGGAGCGGGCGCTTCTGTGAGTCGAGGGGGGCTGGGGGTCGCACAGGCTTTACAGACCCAGCCAGGCAAGagtgggaggagaagggaagCCTGCTTGTACTTCAGCCATTTCAGGAGCCCTCTCTGAAGGACAGCGGCAAGGGGCAGGGAAGGGAAAGTCTAGGAGAAACCTGGCTCCAGGCACAAAAGGGTGTGCCCACGCTGCtgctccttctcctccctcccctcagagAACAGTCCTAGTCCCTCCGTCTGCTCCAGCCCAGGGGCACTGCTGGCCTTCGGTGTCCTGaggacactcacacacactcagccACGCTGCGGAAGACTGAAGTACACGCCGTGCTACTGCCAGGCGGGGGCTGGGTGGCCGGCTTCCCACTACCCCTCTGCCACCTCCAGGCACGCTGGCTAGCCGCCACCCTCGGCTTTGCCCTCGACTTTATTCCTGATTGGCTCGACTTCAGGGAACACAGTGACCCCATCTCTGGCCTGAGGAGGCAGGGGAACACACGGCACTTGTGCACGTGCTTCAAAGGAGTCTCGCAGCTGGGGCTGGCAGGTGGGAGTCCCAGCAGAGGATCCCCACGGCTCTGTGCAGGAAGCCCGCTCCCCTGGTCGGCCCTCCCGCCTCCTCCCTGAGGGGCCTGGGGCACCGCCTCACTTCCCCTCTCCAGCTCCTGACTCGAGTGCTGAGGAGGCAGCAGAAGACTGCTGACACGGCCTACTTTGTTTCCAGCTGCCTGGAAACCTCCTACCAACCAAGAGGGTAGAAAAAGGATGACTCGAGCCCAGGGTCGGCCCCAGCCCCTCGGGGTGTGTACTGGCCACTGAGGCAGGAGGCTGAGTCCAGGGCCTCACGTGCTAAATGCTGACCACTGGGAAATCAATGACGGGCTCTGAGCTCAAGAAGGGGTAAAGGTCAGCTTCAGAAACACCAGCTCACTCACGAGGCCATTTCCCCATTCTGGAACGTGGGGGAGGCCAGGGTAGATGCACTGCCTGGTAGTGGTAAGAAGAACCCTCAGAGAGGCAGACGCAGCGTCTCCCTCCCCAGGCCAGTGGAAGGGTGTACCCGGGGCCACACAAAGAAATCAAGAGATGGAACCAGGAGAGGAAGGCAGTTTTCGACTCAGCTAATTCCTACTAGATGCTTGTTGGGACTCTGACATGGAGACCAGCTGCTGGGTTTGATTCCAGGGCCCAGATGAGGCGAGGTGCTGCTGCCCCAGGCATGCTTAGCCTCTGGGCAGTCAGCTTCCCTTCTCCTCAATGCCAAGGCATTTCTTCCACTTCCCCGAGGCCACCCCCTCTCCCTCAGGCCCACTCACCTCCAATCGTGCTCTCCTGGTACTCGTGAAATTGACCCTTGACAAAGCGGAGGACGAGGCTGGATTTGCCCACTGCGGACTCTCCCAGCAGGACCAGCTTAAACTGACAGATCTTGTTCCCAGCAGCTGGTCCGTTGGGTCGTGCTGCACCTCCCCGACCCGCCATGGCCCGTCCCGCTGCAGTGGTGCCGGTGAGCGTGGGGGCGGGGGCCAGTGCTGTGCAAAGAGGCACTTAGTGGGGAGGGGCCTCCAACTGCAAGGGAGAAATCGGAAGTGCTGGGTTAGGCCAAAGACTGCCACCCAGTGAGCCCTCCCTAAACCACAGGTTACTGCCCCACCCTGATGACCTGGCTGTCACTCGAGCCCTAACTAGGC
Protein-coding sequences here:
- the RAB5C gene encoding ras-related protein Rab-5C, producing MAGRGGAARPNGPAAGNKICQFKLVLLGESAVGKSSLVLRFVKGQFHEYQESTIGAAFLTQTVCLDDTTVKFEIWDTAGQERYHSLAPMYYRGAQAAIVVYDITNTDTFARAKNWVKELQRQASPNIVIALAGNKADLASKRAVEFQEAQAYAEDNSLLFMETSAKTAMNVNEIFMAIAKKLPKNEPQNTACAPGRNRGVDLQENNPASRSQCCSN